From Coffea arabica cultivar ET-39 chromosome 2e, Coffea Arabica ET-39 HiFi, whole genome shotgun sequence, the proteins below share one genomic window:
- the LOC113729296 gene encoding uncharacterized protein produces MDRPTEGSNGTFERLYYCLHACKQGFLDGCRLIIGLDGCFLKTAFGGQLLSTLGRDGNDNMVAIAVVVVEVERYNSWKWFLELLMADLGMGKDDIPWTFISDRQKGLVHVVNELFLDSEHRFCLRHMYQNFNQKFKGKEMKDMFWVAASVGNEKEWKVAMNDLEKVNKEAAEWLNRIPPTLWSRSHFRGSSKCDILANNLNESFNNYILEARELPIIGMLEWIRRKLMHRIQTKRSGMQKFHGQICPNIAEKIDKNQRLSRTFVATWDGHHKYEIDCGPRKCVVVDLHEWTYTCGYFQLTGYPCAYACAAIGVCRLPIHNYVHACYTRVEYLKTYAHTITPIPSDTYWITCEQEGLNPPAVRRMPGRPKKMRQRAQDEPKKGQISTRKGLSAPEASVTTSIQSQPIVESSTEPQSFTEEAAATGTTTKTSTKARKSVAGTNQGCNRADDTTAPTKRALARSVTDVLQKLRPKRAKAVQP; encoded by the exons ATGGACAGACCAACTGAAGGTTCAAATGGGACATTTGAAAGATTATATTATTGCTTGCATGCATGCAAGCAGGGTTTTCTTGATGGTTGTAGACTAATAATTGGTCTAGATGGCTGTTTTCTTAAGACAGCATTTGGTGGCCAATTACTGTCTACACTTGGGAGAGATGGCAACGATAACATGGTGGCAATAGCAGTTGTAGTGGTTGAGGTAGAGAGGTATAACTCCTGGAAATGGTTTTTGGAGTTGTTAATGGCTGATTTGGGCATGGGAAAGGATGACATTCCTTGGACATTTATCTCAGATAGACAGAAAGGGCTAGTACATGTTGTGAATGAACTTTTTCTAGATTCGGAACATAGATTCTGCTTGAGACATATGTACcaaaatttcaaccaaaagttcaaaggaaaggaaatgaaagacaTGTTCTGGGTTGCTGCAAGTGTTGGCAATGAAAAGGAATGGAAGGTGGCAATGAATGACTTGGAAAAGGTAAACAAAGAAGCTGCTGAATGGCTGAACCGGATTCCACCAACTCTGTGGAGTAGATCACATTTTAGAGGAAGTAGTAAGTGTGACATTCTAGCGAACAACCTAAATGAGTCATTCAACAATTATATATTAGAAGCAAGAGAGTTACCAATCATTGGGATGCTTGAATGGATAAGGAGGAAACTGATGCATAGAATTCAAACAAAAAGATCTGGAATGCAAAAGTTTCATggacaaatctgtccaaatatAGCAGAAAAGATTGATAAGAATCAAAGGTTGAGCCGGACATTTGTTGCGACATGGGACGGACATCACAAATATGAGATAGATTGTGGTCCGAGAAAATGTGTGGTTGTTGATTTGCATGAATGGACTTATACCTGTGGTTATTTTCAACTAACAGGTTATCCTTGTGCCTATGCATGTGCTGCAATAGGAGTGTGTAGATTACCTATTCACAATTATGTTCATGCTTGCTACACTAGAGTAGAATATCTGAAGACATATGCACACACTATCACACCTATTCCAAGTGATACCTACTGGATAACATGTGAACAAGAGGGCTTAAACCCCCCTGCAGTTAGGAGAATGCCTGGCAGACCAAAGAAGATGCGTCAAAGAGCACAAGATGAGCCTAAGAAAGGCCAAATATCAACTAGAAAGGGTCTATCT GCACCTGAAGCAAGTGTTACAACTTCCATTCAATCACAGCCAATTGTTGAGTCATCTACTGAACCACAGTCATTTACTGAAGAGGCTGCTGCAACCGGAACTACTACAAAGACAAGCACTAAGGCTCGGAAG tCTGTAGCTGGTACAAACCAAGGGTGTAACAGGGCTGATGACACCACTGCACCAACAAAAAGAGCTCTGGCTCGTAGTGTTACTGATGTCCTGCAGAAATTAAGGCCAAAGAGGGCAAAAGCTGTCCAGCCTTAA